The Meriones unguiculatus strain TT.TT164.6M chromosome 16, Bangor_MerUng_6.1, whole genome shotgun sequence genomic sequence GAGGGTGTTAATTCCTTGGGACTGCAGTTACAGTTCttaagccatcatgtgggtgctaggagctgaccttgggtcctctgccaaagcagcaagtgctctcaactgctgagccatctctccagtcccagaagtGGCATTTTAAATTAGGCCTAGCCAGGCCAGAGGACCTAGTTTGCCTTTGGTGGGTGAACTGTGCAGCAGCTGGGGTCCTCCCTGGTTCAGTGTTCCCACCCACATCCCTCCGTAGCCTCAAGAGCAGCCTCCAGAAGACCCTGCTGGCAGGGGAGACTGTGGACCTCTCTGGCATCCCGCTCTCAGCCCGAGATGTGCAGCACATGAAGCGCTACCTGGGCAGCCACGGCGTTGAGCTGGTGGTTCTGGACCTGAGCTTCACGGAGTTGAGCGATGAGCTGTTGCACCTGCTGCTGCCCAGCCTCTGGGCTCTGCCCCGCCTCACCCAGCTGCTGCTCAATGGCAACCGACTGACCAGGGCTGCTGCCCGTGAACTCACCGAGGCCATCAAGGACACCTCTAAATTCCCCGTGCTGGCCTGGGTAGATCTGGGTAACAATGTGGATGTGTCCTCCCTTCCCCAGCCCCTGCTAGTTGGCCTGCGACGGCGACTGAGTCAGCACACCTCTCTCCCTACCATCTACGAGGGCCCAGACCTCGAGCCCGGGGGTGGCATGGCCGAGACTGCTGCTGCTGTCTCCACCTGGGGCTCTGCGGCCACTGAGCCAGGACCAGAGCCTCAGGGTTGTTGTGCCAGGTGACATACTGCTGCTCTGGCTCATTGCTACTGACTGAGGTCTTTTGAGAGCCAGGTAATTGGAGGCCCACGATGTCCTACAGAGAGACAGCAAAAATGCTCAACTTGGGGTGATGCAGGTGGAAGGAGAAGGGTTTGTGGGAGGCAGGCCGGCCAGCCCAGGCTAGGGGCTCCACCTCACCCGGTAAGAGGGGCCCCTGTGCCCATAGCCCAGACCTTCCAGGAAAGGATGGTATCCCTCACCTCAGGTTTTAGGTTCCACAGACTTCAAACTCAACTGAGCTCCAGGCCTGTTGCAAAGGTAGGAAAAACCCCACCTGCCCAGAGTGGGTGGACCACAGCCATGCTGGTGTCCCTTAGTGCTCACTCAGCTCCACAGAGACCAAGATGTAGGGGTCATGGGTTCAAAGGTGTGGGCTCAGGAGTTAGAGTAGACCTGGCCTCAGAGCAGGGATTGAGCTCTATACATTTGGGAGTTTTGGGAGTCACAGCCAGGCAGAGTTCTGCATGGAGCCCCCCAATCAGGGCCCTTCAGTGTGCACTGGGCTGGGACAAAGCTTCGCTCACTAAAGGCAAAGCCACAGTGGATCTGAGGGACACAGCATTGCCCATCTTCCCTAGCTCTAGTCTCCAGGCTTCTGGGATAAGGGGAGTAAATATCTCCTCGCAGGGCGAGGAGATGCATCTGGCTGGAGATGAAGAGCTGCAGTGTTTCCTCTAGTTCAGGGGTTACACACAGCATATAAGGGGGCAAGGTGGGCCCAGACAGCATCAGGAATTCTCAGGGCAGAACTGACCTAACGGTATCTCTATAGGGAGTTACTATCTTCCTTTCCAAAATCCCTCAAGATGGCCTTCCAACTAGAAGCCTAATGTCTGCTCACCCTTACTACCCCATTTAGCCCAACTAGTAGACAGGCAGGGCAAGTGAGGAAGAGACTCTGAGAAGCACAAGATAGGGAAGCCCGTGGCCTAAGGCCTCTGGGTAGAGTCAAGACATAAGGCCCGGTGACAGTGGAGAGACCCAGTGACAGAGAAAAGCCTCGGAGCCAAGGTAAAGCCGGTGTCACCCTGGACCCGTGTGCCCATGGCCCACCAGCTCTGACCCCCCAACCTCCCTGTCTGGTTCCAAATGGGCTAGGCACAGCACATCCAGACCCCACGAAACTCCAAGTCCAGCACATCCCTAGTCCAGGGTGGCCAAGAAGGGAGAGGGCTGGATTACCTCAGGTCCCAGGCCTGGGAAAGAGGGCAGGTGAGGAAAAGGAATTCACCTTACTCTCCATCGCCTTAGAGAACTGCTTATCAAGAGCTCAGGGCCTCTGGCTCGGCTCTCCGCTTCCTGGGGGACCTGGTCGGGTCCTCTATCTCTTTGGGTCTGGGACCCAGCTCCTCCTACTTGTTAAACAGAACTCGCTGTCTTGGCTCCTGACACCCAGTGCTTCATCTTGAATTACTACCTGGCCCCCTCCCCCTTGTTTTAGAGACTTGGCTTGGAAGTTGTGGGACTTTCTCTTTGCCTTAACCACTCATGACAAGGGTTGGGGCTTTCTGGAACGAGGCAAATCAGGCTGGAGCATGGGTCAgcagagggaaagaggggaggaccAGCTTTGGGCCCAGCAGACTGATAACCCCATCACATGCTCAGGCGGCTGAGTTCTCCCTGTAACTCCTTGCCGTAAAAGCAGAGCTCTGAGcctctcctgccctccttcctctgcccacAGCTGGCCTGAAGCTAGCCCACAAACCTTTAGATATCACTGCGCAGCAGGGCTCCTCCTGGGATGGTGTGTGAGAACCAGACCCATGTGTCTCCCCGAAGCTTCCAGGCAAATCCAGATGGCAGCAGATGGCTTCGATTTCTCCACCTTTAGGAGGCAAGTGACGCAACAGCCGAGCTAGATCCTGAGACGGCTTTAGGAGATGTGGGCAAAGTTGGCTTTGCTGCTATGCAAGTGGTCCTGGCCCTTCACAGAATTCTTATGACCTCCAGGAGGGAGATTCCACGAGCAGGGACAGAGATTTCCAGAAGTGAAGGCTGTGCCTTGTCTGTGTGCTACTGTACCAGAACAC encodes the following:
- the Lrrc75b gene encoding leucine-rich repeat-containing protein 75B codes for the protein MGARLGRRARPDAPEAAGAGPAPYERRVRWLREIQSTLRERRPERARQLLRLLRQDLGLEGNLLTDILYRNVTFLNLVDPISHDLLVNLARDLQCPKKDHELWKSTDKICRQLIYHLTPHSKRKPHRKTQSSLKSSLQKTLLAGETVDLSGIPLSARDVQHMKRYLGSHGVELVVLDLSFTELSDELLHLLLPSLWALPRLTQLLLNGNRLTRAAARELTEAIKDTSKFPVLAWVDLGNNVDVSSLPQPLLVGLRRRLSQHTSLPTIYEGPDLEPGGGMAETAAAVSTWGSAATEPGPEPQGCCAR